CTCACAGAGTCCCTCTATGCACTCACAAAAGACGGAGGAGTCTACGCCCTCTTGAGCATCTGGCTCCTCATTGACTGTGCTGGATAACTGCTCTACTGAGGTGGAGGTCGGGACGATGACAGTGTTTGGGTTTTTTCCCGAAAGCAGGTCTTGATAAATCACAGAGACACTCTCCACAAACTCTGTGAAAGTGACCACATGGATAACTCATGGACGCTCATTCTGATCAAAGGCGGAGACTAGAGTAACCATGGAAACTCTTTTCTCCTTGTGAAGATCTCATTCTGGTCTTTTGTTACACTGCTGTAAAACTCTCAAGGTCAGAAGGGCTTTTGTGTGGCCAAGATCTTTAAAAGTCACCCAGGAGGTATTCTTCTAGATTGCCTTGTGTCTTTACACAGATGTTTACTCTATGAACATTGCTATTTCCACCAATGTACCAACCAAAGTATGGCTTATTAACTGTATTATAAATTTACCTTCATAATAGAACTGGATTTGGAATGAATAGATGAAATCTGAGAATGACATTAGACAATCCATAGCATCATCCATCAGGACAATCCTGTCATGGAAAAGTAACAAGGTAACATTTTAATCAACTATATAACAACAGTAAGGTATGGTGATGAATGTGAAATTACCTGGCTGCGTTTTGTACCACCTCAATAGGAAAGTCTGGACATAGCAGCTGTAGGAGTGAACTATATTCTGACATAGCCAATAGATCTGAAATAAAATGACAACCACATTCGTTCACTGTACACAAACAACCACAGTTGAGCTTCATGAAATGAAAAAACATGTATTTCCTTACCCCCATTTTTTCCAATCTGTCTGAAGCATTTCCAGATGATATGAATGAAGGACACTCTGTTATGTGGTGTTGACTTGATGTAACTAAATTCCCTGAAGAGTACATGATTCCCATTCTTCACACTGGTAAAACTGCAAAATTATACAAGTGTAAAGTAAATGTTGCCTCTACGTACACAaacgtaccatggtattaccatgttttgtgtgtgtgtgtgtgtggggggggggggggggggtggcataGCTATTATGGTAATACttgtgccatggtattaccatgatactgtGGATGACTGTGTAAATAccatatggtaatcattcagtaccatgttaTATACCAAAGTAGCATATCTGcaaccatcactgtaccatggaatttttttattattattaatatttttttttttatcatgatcattttcttttctttctttctttttccttttttttttaaaggtcagaTTGTTAGAGATTTTTATGAGAAACAACTTACTATTCTGCAAAATATCGGACCACACCAAACTGAGTGTATTCTTCCTTATGTTCAAGTAGCTGCGTGACTGCATCATTGAGATAGAAGAGGACATTCGTTTCagctggaaaataaaataaaaaatccatgaCATGGCATGAACGGGTGTTAGTTCTTCTTTAATCTATCTGTCAATCATTCAGTCAGTATTATGGCACCTTGCAACCGACTGCTGCTTATCAGTGATAAACAAACCAAATAGCAAACGCCGAAACATACCTAAATACTCGTCAACTGTGAGGTTGAAACGATCCGTATtcattttcatgttgtttttatggttttaaattatttatcaaTGCTGGGATGGCGATGCAGTGCATGACTCTGCTAGTGTCCTATTCGGATGCAGTCAGTAAAGCTGCTATATTGGTTGGTGTGCCCACTCTTTACTGACGCCAATGCTGGGCGAGATGAAGTGCATTAAAAAGTAAGTATTCATACCTTTAGTCACATAGGGCGCTATGCTAAAATTTATAGTTTAAACCTTCCACCTTggataatttatataaaattgtCCTGTTTAGATAATATAAGAtcactgaaaatatatatttacgaGATTTACTGTGATATTTATTCGAATTTTGTCTAATTGCCTTAGTATCTTGGCCAATGCGCTAGCATTGTAGCTAAAATTCccctttaaatttaaaataaccaATTGGAGACGCGGCTGAGAAACACGTGACAAAACACAAATGCGAGAGCGGGGTGGAGTCTCGTCCTCTTTTTGAAAAATGCTTTACTGTGCTTCGTCACTTTTTGTTGACGCAGCCGCGGCTATGGAAACTAACGCATGCGCGGTACAGCTGCATCACTGCGCCCATAGTGGCTTGGCCGTTTAAATACTAAACCAGAGAGACATTAATatgtttattacaaattatatcttGCAAgaattttcagtgcattttaaGACAATTATATTTGGGTATTTTGAGTCGGATCCCACAAAAGAAAGTGCTTGCTTTTATTATaaacttaatttgtttgtttttttctttcataactttaacccttaaatgtaaatttttgaacAATAAGCATATTTTCTCTGTATTCTTAAAAGAGATGAAACATTTTTGAATACTGTCTCACTCTCTGTTAACAAAAAAGCACTTGGAACAATTACAATTTGCACTGCCTTTAAAATCTTTAACTTAATTGTATAAATCATTGTTTCCTTTATTgctctcttatttttttatttattttttgtattatttcatatatttatttatttgtttacttttattttttgttttgtcttttattaatttatttttcctttattttctgGCTAAATTTGTTCTTCCTTGTTCTTTGTTCCATTTAATGTGTTATTCCTATAGTCAGCTTGTCAACTAATTGTATGGTGATATTTTCTCTGTACTGTGTTGaaaggacaataataataattgtaaaaaaaaaaaaaaaaaaaaagaaatactaaTCCATAATTATCTGTAATTACTGTATGTGTTTCTGCCACATTTTTAGTGTGCATATGTATTAATTCAATAAccacataaaatacacaaacatGTAGACTCAAGTAGAGAAAATATGCATAAAACAGGTCATTATTTAGATTTGTCATTTGTATGATCATGCTTTCAATATTcaaacgcacacacgcacacacacaaaaatagtattttttaagTAGATTATGCATGTCCATCAAGGCAATAAAATGTGAGTTAAAGTTGTGCCATTCCAATAATGACAATATTTATTGATAAGCACTAGCAGAAGCGGATGTTGTACCCttccaaaaaagacaaacagtcaGTAAGTTAACTAATAAAAAACGCACTCAAAATATCagtacaaaaatgaatttcaagcAGTCGTTTGAATGAGTGCTAGGTGGACGAATCAAGTTGCCCGGTTTTTCCCTTGAAGGCTGATTGGTGGATTAGCAACAACTGTGCTGTGAATGGAGAGGATGGAAGTGGGTAGTTTGGATGATGATGGAGAAGATGAATATAGTTAGTGTAGATAATATAGATATAGATAATAGATAGTGAGGAGTGGTCTCAAGTTTCACAAACCtcaaataaactgaaaaataaggaATCTGACATGGATAACAACCTAACAGAAGCAGAAGGAAATATCAAGACAAGGTGGATGGAGGCAGAATACAAGGTTATGGTAACATTTTCCATGATGATTGAAAATATCAATAATCCAACGAGGCTgatgaaaataatatataaacattttgtgtgtgtgtgtgtgtgtgtgtgtgtgtgtgtgtgtgtgtgtgtgtgtgtgtgtgtgtgtgtgtgtgtgtgtggataaaaAACAACAGGATGCTGCACTGAAGTTGAAGGAGTTGGGTGGTGTAGCTATAAAATGTCACATACCGGTAGAGTCTAATAACATTAAAGGAGTTATCATGGGGGTGCCGCTGTCTTTATCAGATTATGtgttaaaaacacaaataatgagTGAAATGGTGACAGAGGTTAGGTGTTTGCCAACCAGTAGAAATGGTAAAAGAGAAGTGAGTACTACTGTGGTGATAACATTTAACTGCAAAAGTTTACCTGAATGTATCAAAATTGCTAGGGGATCTTGCAGTCACAACTGTCCTTTAGGTGTAGACACACTGGTGGTgtgtaaaattaattttgttgCATTCATAGCTGAAGTTATTAATTGGTCAGCCCAAACAACTAAAAGAATTGAAAAACTGAAAATCATGATATCTGCAGCTGCTCTTCGGGCAGTCCAGTGTACACTGATGACTCAAAAAACCTAAAGTCAGGACAAACAGGAGCAGCATTTAATATTCCATAATTTAAGATTGGAAATTATGGGAGATTAACAGATGGGACATTAGTGTACATTGCAGAAATGGTAGCTGTTCAGATGGCACTTAGCTGGGTAGAGGAAGTGATGCCAAATAAAGTTGTGATATGTTCAGATTCTATGGCATCACTTCTTTGCCTTCAAACATATTGGTCAAGTCGATGTGACATCATTACAGAAATAATGATCATACTGTATAGATTAAAGCAGGTGGGAGCTGTAGTCCATTTTGTATGGATACCAGCACACGTTGGAGTGCCAGGAAATGGTAAAACAGATAAAATGGTTAAAGAGTCACTCAGACTGGACAGTCCTACTTTAACAGTCCCACTAAGTAGGGCAGAAGGGAAAAGCATCATTTTGGAAGCTTGTAACAGTAAATGGTAGGAGTATTGGAATCACTGTAAGACAGGACGACATTTTCATAATATACGAAACCGTATAAGATCAAACAAAATCATACAAAACTTAAGTAGAGAAGAACAGATCATTTTAACTTGTTTAAGGGTGGGTTATACAAATCTTAATGCTACACTTTAGTTTGTTAGTAAGCACAATACAGGATTATGTCAGAGAggatttagcagagacgggccacttctattaaaattaatgggagaaactggaacgctcaaccaagcagCTCTGAGCgccggtcaacggatgtagaaacgaagtcccgccttacagttaaaagagccaatcgctttttagatacagacatcgcctgtcaatcaactctgggatgcgcatgcgcattagctacacaagcctttttttttattgtaatatgaGGTTAAGAATCACAGTTTATGATTCCAATGTCAGAtcttactgctgatttgaaatatgttctttgatcgtaatcttgaccgaccgtttttcagattttgctctttctccattcaagtagagagAAGCTatggttgccacttttgaagttttaaaataagcaattaatgcgttgagttaatatgcgttattaataaaaaatggtaTACCCTTTCTGATATGCTAAcattagaactttcctgacccctgacttataaaaataaataaataaataaatacatcttttgtgtgtgtgtgtgtgtgtgtgtgtgtgtgtgtgtgtgtgtgtgtgtgtgtgtgtgtgttaaaaatatatttatttttatcctttcgattatttgtctcctttatcttatttatgtatacattttggttggtttatacgtatttgtttttcttccttcacctgtacttgtcttcaTGATTCAAtgattcatacattgtttgatcttattgaacatttatataggaaaaaaatacacagttttaacaccaTTTGTGGGCTTCTCGGACGGTTCTTTACCCACCATAGgtacattttccaacttatatcaatgttaaattagcgatctggaacgatttcaccgtgacgccacctgaccagcttaaatacgggacaaatcgtcTATACGGGacgcataattttatctttaaatacgggacgatcccgtattttacgggacgggtgtcAACcctagcctcccgagagcattccaaagatggcagacaatggactgacttgctagaaagactttgattatGTGAATTATGCAAAGGAGACGGTTGAACATTTGTTGTTAATATGTCCCAAATATGTACAAGAAATGAAAGAACTACTTAGAGAATTGCTGGCTGCGAGTTGTAATGAATTCacaattacaagtattttaaatacAAGACAAGTTAATGGAAAAATTATAAAGGCAGTTATTACATTCATAAGCAACAGTGGACTTAAAAACAGGatatataaaatcatttaattaagCCTACACTGAAGTCTCTTCACACTCAGGAGGTGGCGGTATGCACCTAAAAAGCTGGTTTGCAACCCActgaataagaagaagaagaaagaagcgTGCTAGGCGTCTCCTCCCTCTGTCTACCCGCCCTCGGAGGCGTTTCAAAGCCTGGAGAGTAATGACCAAATATCGGTCCCAGCTGATGAACATCGTCCTGTCTTCTCTCTCTAAAAGCAGGTAAATGATACACCTCCGACTGTCTGTGACTGTGAGAGATCGGCTATTATTGCACGAAAGCCGTTTTATGCGTGTTCTGATTCATTAGTGGTCGCTGCGTTTTATTTGAGGGCCTCAGTTTCAGTGACGGGCTGAATAATATCAAGCTGCTTTAAATCTGTGACAACAATAGTGTGAGTCTGTTTCAAATGGTATCATCCCATTTTAAGCCAGATACGATGATAATGATCACATTTGAGTTTGCGAGTGTTTTATTAGTAGGAAGAGGCTTTTAAAACGGCGATATTTGTTTGTATCTCGTGATTGTTTAGGCTGTTGTAGAACTAATAGACTGTCAGTCAGGCCCGCGCGTGTGCTAACTGCTAACCggtatatttaaaattaatcctATTTACAGCTCAGAACTAACCAAACCATATGCGGGTATAGTTTTAGAAAGCAATAAGTAGTAATTTTTCGATGTCGTGTTTAAAATAAGAACTTATTTGAATGTTTTATGTTGTTAAAACCGACGGCCTCAGCGATTGTGCTGCGACTAACGGCTCTCCTGCACCCCGATAATATTTTCACATGTGATGCATTGCTGACCGCTTTAATCTCTTAAAAGCCCTTAAAACAGTCTCCATTCACTATTAATTATGTTTGCATCACAAGATGCGTTAATACTGCGCATATCTATTTTTACatgctttgtgtttgttttgggcGGGATTTGGCGGCACTTTCTGCATGCATCATCTttctacatgttttttttcttctacatGTGATTTTAAATGGTGTTTGACCTCACTTAAAGGCCAGAGCCTTTGTGTCTAAGGATTTACTTTTCAGTTTGGATCAATATGTAATATGAAACTAAGCTCTTCAGGGAGATACTTTAGTGGATGATGCTCTGCTTTGGCCTCAGATCTCgataatgtgtgtgtatttgtgctttAAAGTGAAATTACGCCTGTGAACTCCTGAAGTTGTTTCATCATGCTGTCTGGTTCCTAAGGATATTGTTGTTGTTAATTCTTTGTTTGCAATTTGACAAGCTTGTCTGGTTTGACATGCCTTCTCAAGTGGCTCTTACATAATACATTTGagtcattaaaaggatagttcacccaaaaatgaaaatttgctgataatttacacgCCCTCAGGCCTTCCAAGATATATATGACCttttttcttcatcagaacaggatttaagatttttaggaaagtatcccaggtttttagcttcatccagtgcaagtgaatggacaccaatttttgacgcttatttagtcagcataaaagtaatcagctggagtcgtgtggattactttgatgctgactaagtgtgctttttggacagtccaaaattatcagcaaattttcattttagggtgaactattcctttaagatatttgTGGCATGCATCAGTGTTTAAACTTCTAATTCGATAGAAAAAGCTTTATTCCGCAAATCACAATTTTTCAcctgatgttaaaggaatagttcgaccaaaattgaaaatgtactcatttactcacccttgtgccatcccagatgtgtatacttCTGCAGatctcaaagatttttagaagaatatttctgctatgtaggtccatacaaagtattaccagaactttgaagttccaaaaagcacataaaggcagcataaaaatattccataaaactccagtggttcaatccatgtcttctgaagtgatccatttggttttggttgagaacagactaaaataactcctttttcactataaatcttgacatcagcagtgtccttggtgatcatgatttcaagctctattacactttcTATAGCGCCCTCTAGCGCTCTGCGTGTGCGCCAAGCCATAGGAAGTGTaatggagcttgaaatcatgactgttcttagagactgcaatggcaagatgtacagtgtaaaaggagttacatttaggtctgtttctcacccaaaattgattggattgcttcagacaacatggattaaaccactggagtcttgtggattacgtTTATActgccttatgtgctttttggagcttcaaagttgtggTCACTATtggcttgcattgtatgaacctacagagctgagatattcttcaaaaaaatctttgtgttctgcaggagaaagaattgcatgaggttgagtaaatgatgagagaattttcaattttggttgaactaaccctttaaacagcAACGCAGCACCTTTGGTAAATTAAGCGAATATGGAGTAAATTTGGATTCACTTAAATGATGGATAAACTTGTGATCGTTTTGTGTGGAGTTTAACAGATGGGCTGTTCACAATAGGCATATTTTCTTCATTCTTTTGCAAGCTTTGGTTTATGTGTGAAGTTAACTGTTCCAAGAACCTTTTTGTTCTGCTTTTGTATGGCATGCCAACAACCACTCTTTTCTTTCATGTTCAGTTGAATAGGTCAGACAGAAAAAGCCATGGGGGATGACAGTGAATGGATGAAGTTACCTGTCGACCAGAAATGTGAACACAAGGTGAGTGATCCAGGCtgcttttatacatttttctaaaaagtCTGCTTGTGGTTGAAAAGCCAAACTGTT
This genomic window from Myxocyprinus asiaticus isolate MX2 ecotype Aquarium Trade chromosome 48, UBuf_Myxa_2, whole genome shotgun sequence contains:
- the LOC127437794 gene encoding centriolar satellite-associated tubulin polyglutamylase complex regulator 1 isoform X1, with translation MKMNTDRFNLTVDEYLAETNVLFYLNDAVTQLLEHKEEYTQFGVVRYFAEYFTSVKNGNHVLFREFSYIKSTPHNRVSFIHIIWKCFRQIGKNGDLLAMSEYSSLLQLLCPDFPIEVVQNAARIVLMDDAMDCLMSFSDFIYSFQIQFYYEEFVESVSVIYQDLLSGKNPNTVIVPTSTSVEQLSSTVNEEPDAQEGVDSSVFCECIEGLCERFKHKYPSIAAMKEILESSQRVSFYGCLMALAKHEGVNQDIGALPNKSDLLIDPEMDQELERLIAQVAISPTSNSSSSVAGQKEMSKKASPRKSLHQRKRIEMESDGSTEETDSSEN
- the LOC127437794 gene encoding centriolar satellite-associated tubulin polyglutamylase complex regulator 1 isoform X2, encoding MKMNTDRFNLTVDEYLAETNVLFYLNDAVTQLLEHKEEYTQFGVVRYFAEYFTSVKNGNHVLFREFSYIKSTPHNRVSFIHIIWKCFRQIGKNGDLLAMSEYSSLLQLLCPDFPIEVVQNAARIVLMDDAMDCLMSFSDFIYSFQIQFYYEEFVESVSVIYQDLLSGKNPNTVIVPTSTSVEQLSSTVNEEPDAQEGVDSSVFCECIEGLCERFKHKYPSIAAMKEILESSQRVSFYGCLMALAKHEGVNQDIGALPNKSDLLIDPEMDQELERL